The DNA segment AAGTAACTTTTTATTTGAATTATATTAAAAAAGACATGGACGATCGAATCATTTATTAATATTTGATTAAACTTTAAAAATGGCTATTTTTGCCCAAATTAATTTCAAATGCAAAAGTCTATTCTTTATTTAGTCGCAGGAACTGCAATAAGCTTTCTGTTGAATTACTTCTTATTAGGAAGTCAAGGTTGGGAATTGGATCTTTATTATGGCTTTGCATTTGGACTGGCTTGGGGAACTGCTTACTTCTTAGATGATGAAAAGTTTTCTTTACCTCAGAAATTAATATATTCTTTTTTGGCGATGGGAATTTTACTATTAATTGGGTACTTAATATTTAGATTTGAGTTAGCTATTCCTTCTATCATAAAATTCTCAATGGTTTTCGTTGCCTACTATGTTTTTGCAAGTTTTAGAAAGACAAAATCTCTTCGTAAATAAGGATTTTAAAAATTTACGGTAGTTCTACAGACTCCAATTTTTACTTTTAAAAAAATCCACAGCGAATAAACTTTCTAATTTTATTTCCAGATAGAAAAAATATTCATACCTTTGCACACCCGTTTTGGGGAAAATTATGTTTAATCGTAAACGAAAAAGTGTGAATACATTAAGTTACAAAACCGTCTCAGCTAACAAAGCTACTGCAAATAAAGAATGGGTTGTGGTAGACGCTGAAGGACAACCTTTAGGAAGATTAGCTTCCAAGGTTGCAAAGATTTTGAGAGGTAAGCACAAAACGAATTTTACACCTCACGCAGATTGCGGAGACAATGTAATCGTTTTGAATGCTGGAAAAATTACCCTTTCTGGAAACAAGTGGGCTGACAAGACTTACATTTGGCATACTGGTTATCCAGGTGGTCAAAAGTCGATGACTGCGCTCGAACTTCAAAAGAAAGATTCTTTGAAAGTATTGGAAAAATCTGTAAAAGGAATGCTTCCAAAAAACAAATTAGGATCTGTATTGTTTAAGAACCTTTATTTATATGAAGGAACTGAGCACAAACATGAAGCTCAAACGCCGAAAGTAATCAATATTAACGAATTCAAATAATTAATATGTCAATAGTTCATAAAATTGGAAGAAGAAAAACTTCTGTTGCAAGAGTTTACGTGAGACCAGGTTCTGGTGTTGTCACGATAAACAAAAAGGATTCTAAGGAATACTTTGGAACTGACGTTTTAGTTTACAAAGTGAATCAACCATTTTTGTTAACGGAAACAGCAGGTCAGTATGACG comes from the Chryseobacterium sp. SNU WT5 genome and includes:
- the rplM gene encoding 50S ribosomal protein L13 → MNTLSYKTVSANKATANKEWVVVDAEGQPLGRLASKVAKILRGKHKTNFTPHADCGDNVIVLNAGKITLSGNKWADKTYIWHTGYPGGQKSMTALELQKKDSLKVLEKSVKGMLPKNKLGSVLFKNLYLYEGTEHKHEAQTPKVININEFK